One region of Pogona vitticeps strain Pit_001003342236 chromosome 1, PviZW2.1, whole genome shotgun sequence genomic DNA includes:
- the PROB1 gene encoding proline-rich basic protein 1: protein MFSSGTGNSQLSSELDGLNGDEQLNIYNCRFHSTPEKDGHISRNSKADRTSDTSSSSYRTAPGSEEAECFKDCAEDLDNAGYPIKPCTYCDSEYEQGSPVETPILPGAQRSPADRSKISRVIQGQLHGTPDSFGNVLEEDPYSTNSPGKCDTYAAPSGGVKAHFCPHGTTEAALGGSLPFQEGRGQTLQADLDSTIKDQTCRDKLCFSGQESQQVQMPIKAKNSSDPACSGRMGLGARRLQPGDGGSKYLDHTTQFSSDKSKEMLPNARKLKKNTLGSRTHGLVSNKPACPKYFVEKPSVLSDSDEADNEVEKLTALSFQSLSCPQGSYLDMYTSSNGTSSSLSNSLPGECNGINRWPACSEQRKTVVVGHAKGSRQFPAASKAPETELFGGVLGKEPLECIDVTLENAEGKKSLSKKRMVPKRQIQLRRKEKKEAGFCAAGDCAALQPFAQPRKESGAKGRSISDEFRINYKQFLKAASLSNAYNKTRLASSLVKNVLAKKMQYEQRIKMEQASIQGSSTSSVPSSISTDLQGDSLEGKSSSLSKSDCSFSTEDMQSHSTTSERSESVAVSKESMEALRPTKGVVLNAQLREKVCKLKNTFNELTERMKSQEATQLKRLPILAEGGMNMIEPNPIRKQASGERKEYRRARAVFESMEADAKRCAVVPKFTKPQKPWPNLKQRAIRQNKYTPPKEETFALKPKSLLVPKDISRNIFTSKTKQMKLIPQPKSEHNVPHAFRYNSVDRASRERRLPTFQTMKLSSVKLPAPGTSQSGGQSSCPKTSATEEAAQTECKGVIKLHQPRGVRKLVNDSYSLAFKSSDSSSIDQSSFSESRSDNSLTVLPKEPTSVSPLFIHCTSICRKEEAQTGSHVQKKKQDQIGDIGMSTLSLHDENSSGRESSDNSYHPTSQLWENIAVHTPENKSSPPGESAVHITSIQSKKLVAENKPMLCERSELNVRPSSATKKESQLNIRVNSSCSKPSHKTEMNYFPTSSCSTLDEGTMTEALPPPPRGLSQDNKVAASSETLLTPFSKHLSEVIRRDHSCSTSSHVQEHCKTQDAELPYQKQRSSESLLVAPRDRKGSSNLLKEQNLFFESVSSCDSCRHPQARRPPMTSTQNIQTQAAPAPHYFLDSASEMSTLESPKPLEGHNRAHSECLISDNPLTTREYTEGIKLISNSSFTPSASCSKLQDSECDYPKNKHQITNEQYFSAIQTDNTNYLTIPVKAHQPEAPAKPPVPLGTENPSFTSNVAFQPGGEAPGNKISSEFLPPKPMEKKAPSDNVAYISNPVPSQLPMRHEESPNFAKRNERTSPSGKSAPFAAPPLQGHRKMLVDPESGKYYYVESPRQPQLKMLYDPETGQYIEVLIPPVPLTSHAGLYPSPFSSVVMNAGGYAPPYMPYSTFQGFPPPPHLPPPPAALPVHPDIHDQPPIQENANFSEGFNHFSKNEAPPAAQSGDGNYMESLYYIPTGMNSSPNPNQALFSPPTNSGPSVPEKGAFVRM, encoded by the coding sequence TTCTCGTCTGGGACAGGAAACAGCCAGCTTTCTTCTGAGCTGGACGGACTGAATGGAGATGAACAACTGAACATCTACAACTGCAGGTTCCATTCTACACCTGAGAAAGACGGCCACATTTCTAGGAACTCCAAAGCAGATCGCACCTCAGACACTTCTAGCTCTTCTTATCGTACTGCCCCAGGCTCAGAGGAAGCAGAGTGTTTTAAGGACTGTGCTGAGGACTTGGACAACGCTGGATATCCTATCAAGCCATGCACTTACTGTGACTCGGAATATGAGCAAGGAAGCCCAGTAGAAACGCCGATCCTCCCTGGGGCTCAAAGGAGTCCTGCTGACAGAAGCAAGATTTCCAGAGTTATACAGGGCCAACTCCACGGGACTCCAGATAGTTTCGGCAACGTCCTGGAAGAAGATCCATACAGTACAAACAGCCCAGGGAAATGTGATACATATGCTGCTCCATCTGGAGGAGTAAAAGCTCATTTTTGCCCACATGGGACGACGGAGGCGGCTTTGGGAGGCTCGTTGCCATTCCAGGAGGGAAGAGGACAGACCCTGCAGGCAGATCTCGATAGTACTATAAAAGATCAAACCTGCAGAGACAAACTCTGTTTCAGTGGTCAGGAAAGCCAACAGGTTCAGATGCCAATCAAAGCTAAGAATAGCTCGGACCCAGCGTGCAGCGGCCGAATGGGTCTAGGCGCACGAAGACTGCAGCCAGGAGACGGGGGATCTAAATATTTGGACCATACAACACAATTTAGTTCTGACAAATCAAAGGAAATGTTACCTAATGCTCGCAAGCTGAAGAAAAACACCCTGGGCAGTCGCACGCACGGCCTTGTAAGTAACAAACCAGCATGCCCCAAATACTTTGTTGAAAAGCCAAGTGTTTTGAGTGACTCTGATGAGGCTGATAATGAAGTAGAGAAGCTTACCGCTCTGTCTTTCCAGAGCCTCTCCTGCCCTCAGGGCAGTTACTTAGATATGTATACGTCTAGCAATGGGACTTCGTCCAGCTTGTCCAATTCCTTGCCAGGAGAGTGTAATGGGATAAACAGGTGGCCGGCCTGCAGCGAGCAAAGGAAAACCGTGGTGGTCGGCCACGCGAAGGGAAGCCGGCAGTTCCCAGCAGCCAGCAAAGCCCCAGAAACAGAGCTGTTTGGCGGCGTGCTGGGAAAGGAGCCCTTGGAGTGCATCGATGTCACCCTGGAGAATGCCGAGGGCAAAAAGAGCCTCTCTAAAAAGAGGATGGTGCCCAAACGCCAGATCCAGTTGAGGcggaaagagaagaaggaggcAGGCTTCTGTGCTGCTGGCGACTGTGCTGCGCTCCAGCCCTTTGCCCAGCCAAGGAAAGAGTCAGGTGCGAAAGGAAGGAGTATCAGCGACGAGTTCAGGATAAATTACAAGCAGTTTCTAAAAGCAGCCTCTTTGAGCAATGCTTACAACAAAACTAGGCTGGCTTCTAGCCTGGTGAAAAATGTTCTGGCTAAAAAAATGCAATACGAACAAAGGATTAAAATGGAGCAGGCCTCTATCCAGGGCAGCTCCACGTCCTCTGTCCCTTCCTCTATAAGCACTGATCTCCAAGGGGACAGTTTAGAAGGCAAGTCAAGTTCTTTGTCCAAGTCAGACTGCAGTTTTTCCACCGAAGACATGCAAAGCCATTCCACCACCAGTGAAAGATCGGAGTCCGTTGCGGTGAGCAAAGAGAGCATGGAGGCCTTGAGGCCAACCAAGGGAGTGGTGCTCAATGCGCAACTGAGGGAGAAggtctgcaaactgaagaacaCCTTCAATGAGCTGACCGAGAGGATGAAGTCTCAAGAAGCCACCCAGCTGAAGAGGCTCCCCATCTTAGCAGAGGGTGGTATGAATATGATAGAGCCCAACCCTATAAGGAAGCAGGCCTCTGGAGAAAGGAAAGAGTACCGGAGGGCGAGAGCTGTGTTCGAGTCCATGGAGGCTGATGCAAAAAGATGTGCTGTGGTGCCAAAATTCACAAAGCCGCAAAAGCCATGGCCGAACCTGAAACAGCGAGCCATTCGCCAGAACAAATACACACCGCCCAAGGAAGAAACATTTGCCCTTAAACCTAAAAGCCTTTTGGTACCCAAAGATATTTCTCGGAATATCTTCACCTccaaaaccaaacaaatgaaACTCATCCCTCAGCCCAAGAGTGAGCATAATGTTCCCCATGCCTTTAGGTACAACTCTGTGGACAGAGCTTCCCGAGAACGGAGGTTGCCTACCTTTCAGACCATGAAACTTTCATCAGTCAAGCTGCCAGCTCCTGGCACATCACAAAGTGGTGGACAATCTAGTTGCCCCAAAACATCTGCCACAGAGGAGGCTGCTCAGACGGAGTGTAAAGGAGTCATAAAACTTCATCAACCAAGGGGTGTTAGAAAATTAGTGAATGACTCCTATAGTCTTGCTTTTAAATCATCAGACAGCTCCAGCATAGACCAGTCTTCTTTTTCTGAAAGCAGAAGTGACAACAGCTTAACTGTGTTACCAAAGGAGCCTACGTCCGTCTCACCCCTCTTCATACATTGTACCTCAATATGCCGGAAAGAGGAGGCACAAACAGGAAGCCAcgtacaaaagaaaaaacaagaccaaaTTGGCGACATAGGTATGTCAACGCTTTCTCTACATGATGAAAATTCCAGTGGGAGGGAATCCAGCGACAACAGTTACCATCCCACATCACAGTTATGGGAAAACATAGCTGTGCATACTCCAGAGAACAAATCGTCTCCACCGGGTGAATCTGCAGTTCACATCACCTCCATTCAGTCCAAGAAGCTGGTTGCGGAGAATAAACCCATGCTCTGTGAGCGGAGTGAATTAAATGTCAGACCCTCTTCAGCCACAAAGAAAGAGTCTCAGCTTAATATTAGAGTCAACAGCTCCTGCTCCAAGCCATCACACAAAACTGAAATGAATTATTTCCCCACCTCCAGTTGCTCCACACTGGACGAGGGGACCATGACAGAAGCCTTGCCACCACCTCCCCGTGGCTTGTCACAAGACAACAAAGTTGCAGCTTCATCAGAGACTCTTCTGACACCATTTTCTAAACACCTGTCAGAAGTCATAAGGAGAGATCACAGTTGTTCAACGTCAAGCCACGTTCAGGAGCATTGCAAAACCCAAGATGCGGAGTTACCCTATCAGAAGCAACGGTCAAGTGAGAGTCTGTTAGTGGCCCCAAGAGACAGGAAAGGTTCTTCTAACCTCTTGAAAGAACAAAATCTCTTCTTTGAATCTGTCTCCTCCTGCGACAGCTGTAGGCATCCACAAGCCAGGCGGCCCCCTATGACAAGCACCCAAAATATACAGACACAGGCGGCACCAGCACCTCACTATTTTCTGGACAGTGCATCTGAAATGAGCACACTGGAGAGCCCCAAGCCCTTGGAGGGCCACAACCGAGCACATTCAGAGTGTTTAATTTCAGACAATCCATTAACAACCCGAGAGTATACAGAAGGGATCAAGCTAATATCAAACTCATCTTTTACGCCATCAGCCTCGTGCAGCAAGCTCCAGGACTCCGAATGTGATTATCCCAAGAATAAACATCAGATAACAAACGAACAGTATTTTTCTGCCATACAAACTGACAACACAAATTACCTGACAATTCCTGTGAAAGCACATCAACCTGAGGCACCTGCTAAGCCCCCGGTCCCTTTGGGCACAGAGAACCCCTCTTTTACCTCCAACGTCGCTTTCCAGCCAGGTGGGGAGGCACCAGGAAATAAAATAAGCAGTGAATTTCTCCCACCAAAGCCAATGGAGAAGAAGGCACCCTCAGACAACGTGGCATACATTAGCAACCCAGTCCCTAGTCAACTCCCCATGAGACATGAAGAGTCTCCCAACTTTgcaaaaaggaatgaaagaacTTCCCCATCTGGTAAAAGTGCTCCCTTTGCTGCTCCACCACTGCAAGGGCACAGAAAAATGTTAGTCGATCCAGAGAGTGGAAAATACTACTATGTTGAATCACCAAGGCAGCCTCAGTTGAAGATGCTTTATGATCCAGAGACAGGACAGTACATTGAAGTGTTGATACCACCAGTTCCACTGACATCACACGCTGGGCTTTATCCGTCTCCCTTCTCGTCTGTAGTCATGAACGCAGGGGGTTATGCACCACCTTACATGCCTTATTCCACTTTTCAaggtttcccccctcctccacaccttcctcctcctccagctgctcTGCCTGTCCACCCGGATATTCATGATCAACCACCCATTCAAGAAAATGCAAACTTCAGCGAAGGCTTCAACCATTTCTCAAAGAATGAAGCTCCTCCAGCTGCCCAAAGTGGTGATGGCAACTACATGGAAAGTTTATATTATATTCCCACTGGCATGAATTCAAGTCCTAATCCTAACCAAGCGTTGTTTTCCCCACCTACCAATTCCGGCCCTTCTGTGCCTGAAAAGGGGGCTTTCGTTAGGATGTGA